GACCCGTACTGCAACCGCCCGACCGGCCTACGGCAGAGGACCTACCCGGCACCGCGACGGCCAATGGCGGTGGCTTCATCTCCTCTACGGCGACGGTTGGAGCAGCAAGTGGTGGACAGATGAACCCACCCACGGTCCGGTCACACTGACGGGTATCTTCAGCGCTGGATCAGGTGAGCTGAACGGCATCGACACTCCTCCCCGCGTGTGCGGACGCATCACTCGAATGCATCTGGTGCACAAGCAGGTAGAGCCGATGGACAACGGTTGGACCGGCGTTGCCGGCACCGATCGACTTACCGAGATCGAGACGGTTCCTGCCGCTGGCAGATGGTGGCCCACCGAGAAGACCAAAGACGGCGACTTCGTCGAATCGGGTGTCCTGCTCGAACTCGATCTAGACAATGTACCCACGAAGCCAACACCTTTCGCGGCCGGAGCAGTGACGCTCGACGGCAATACCGTCTGGGTTATGCACCAGTCGGATCCGATCCTGCTTCGCGTTCGGACTGCGGGCGCAACGCCGATCATCACCCGCTACGTTCTGCCGCTGACGATCGAGCCACCTGTCGACCGCTGGGCACGTCGAATACATACCGACGACGGGATCTGGATCACGTCCGAGCACGACACCCACTACTGCACCATTGATCCCGACGGGGCGTTGAGTGTCGACCGAATCATCACCGAAGGTGGTTGGGCAAGCGCAGTCCACGACGGACAGCTGTACTACCTGGGATCCACCCGATCGGCCATGAGTAGCGACCGGCGGTACGGCATCATACGCACCTACCCGGATATGCAACGAGTGCGGTTGGTGGACAGAAGAGCTCGACGCATCGTGCCGGTCGACGAACCAGAAGGCATCGCAGGCTCTCGCGCGGATCGAGCAACCGGCCCTGACGGTACGCAATGGTGCGTCGACGGGACGGAAACTTTGCGACGCATCGACCCCGACGGTACGACATCGTCCATCGACCTGCCAGGTGAAGCAGTGACCGGCACCGTCGAGTGGACGACACCGGATGCGTTCGAGGACCCGGCCAACGAGGATGTAGTTTCTTCTATCACGGTCGACGATTCTCGCTTCATCCGAAAGACGGAGTAGCTACTCTGTCGGCCTTGTGCATCTGGCAGCTCTGGTCCCGCCTCAGCCGGGGGAACGATCAGGACTCGTCGCCGATATCGAAGGTCAATGAATGTCAAGCAAACGTTTGGCCCCAATCGCCATCCAGGAGACACCCGCTAGCGGCGTTTGCGCATTTTCGCCAAGCTCGTCTTGCCTCCGGAGACTCCGTCGAGGCTGAATCGCCCTGCGCCGACGGCCGCCAACAGTAGGGATCCGACTCCGAGCGCTACTACCAGCTCGTAGCCGCCCTCACCGACGAAGACCCCCATGTCGTAGTGGACGAACAGGAATGCCCCCAGCATGTCGACGAAGAGCAGAATGCCGACGATGGGAGTGAAGATGCCGAGAACGAGTGCGACTCCGCCGATGAGTTCGACGAAGGTTGCGAAGTAGGCGGATAAGCCTGGTAGAGGGACGCCCATGCCGTCGAAGGCGGCTTTCGTGGCGTCGAGGCCGTTGGTGTTGAGTTTTTGCCAACCGTGGGCGATGAAAATGATGCCGAGACCGAGTCGGGCCACCAGCGTTGCTACGTCACGGAAGATGTTCGAGTTCATGTCAGTTCCTTCGGGGCGGCAGCGAGACACGGCAACTTTGACACAACGAGGTTGAAGCGTCAACTTGACGCGAGAGCCACATCGACGAGATCTCGCACTCGGGCGTCGGACAACCCTAATGCCCGAAGCTCTGCCACATACGACATCGCTGCCCGGGCGGCATTGTCCTCGGTGGGATCTCCTCCGGAAGCAATGAACGTACCGAGCCTGCCGCGAGCCTCGATGACTCCTTGCTGCTCGAGTTCCCGGTAGGCCTTCGCCACCGTGTGCGGCGCTATCGAAAGCTCCGCAGCCAGGCCCCGGACCGTCGGAATCTTCGTCTCCGCGATCAATTCTCCGCTTCGCACGAGATCGAGAATTCCACTGCGGAGTTGCTCGTACAGTGGGGTTTTGGATGCTGGATCGAGGTGCACTCGCATATGGACCCTTTGCTCAGGTGCCCCTGCAGAACCAGGACAGTCAGAGGGCATCTTCCAGGCGCACCCCACCAGAAGTCAACATCAGGGTCTTCCCGATCGTCGACGGCGTTTCGAGCAACGCGGCAATCACCTTTGCAACATCGCCGCGCGGCACCGTCCCTCGCTCGAGCGGTGGCTCGGACAAGGCAATATGCGCCGTCGCGTCCTCGTCGGTCAATCCTCCAGGACGAAGAATGGTCCAATCGAGTTTCGTTCTGGCTTTCAAATCCTCTTCGGCCGCCGTCTTGGCAGCCATGTACGCCTTCCAGCTGTCCTCGGCGTCATCGGCTACCGGCTCACCTGCACCGAAGGAACTGATCTGCACGAAACGCTTGACTCCGGCCCTCTCAGCGGCGTCGGCCAGCAGCACCGAACCTGCCCGGTCCACCGAATCCTTTCTCGCGGCCCCACCCGATCCACCCGACCCGGCAGCGAATACTGCGGCGTCGGCACCGGCGAGAACTGCTGCCACCTCGTCGACCGTCGCTGTTTCCAGATCGAGCACCGCGGGAAGGGCACCCAGCGACTCCACCTCACTCGCGTGCTCGGGATTGCGAATCAATGCGACCGCGCGGTCGCCATGCGCAGTGAGCACCTGAATCAGGTGTTGCGCGATCTTTCCGTGACCTCCAGCGATAACCACTCTCAGATCCGTCATGTCCAGTCGCCTACCCGGGTGGCAGAATCAACAAACATGGCTTCTACTGCGACTATTTACCACAACCCTCGCTGCAACACCTCTCGGACTGCGTTGAAGATCATCGAAGAATCCGGGCTGGAACCGACGATCGTGAAATACCTGGACACACCGCCGACGAAGGACGGTCTCCGCAAGCTTCTCGACGACGCCGGCCTTTCTGCGTCGCAAGCAATCCGCAAGAAGGAACCGGTCTACAAAGAACTCGACTTGGCACACGCCTCCGAGGACCAACTCATCGCGGCGATGGTCGAACACCCCATTCTCATCGAACGGCCGATCGTGGTGACGGACCAGGGAACGGTGCTGGCGCGACCAGCGGAGAAGGTCCGCGAAATTTTGTGATGCGCGGGTTCGCCGTGGGCATCGATGCCGGGCCTCCCACTCATACAGGGGGCTCGAGCGCATCGCGTGCCACGGGGCACGACATGCACCGCGGACCGCCACGTCCAGAGCCCAATTCCGAACCACTGATCCGCAGCACCTCGATGCCCGACGCCTCCAACCTGGCATTTGTCTCGACATTGCGTTCATAGGCGACGACGACACCGGGGGCAAGGGCGAGGGTGTTGTTGCCGTCGTCCCATTGCTCGCGTTCGGCGGTGACATGGTCGAGTCCGGTATCGATGACTCGGAGCTTGCCGATTCCCATCGCGGCCGCTGCAGCCTCCAGAAACGGATCGGCACCGCGGATGGAAACGCCGGCATCTTCTCGACGAATCGTGTACGCCGACAACGTGTTCTGAACGGCCGGATACATCACGACGGCATCGACATCGACCATCGTGCACACGGTGTCCAGATGCATCGACGCCCGCTCCTGCGCAATAGGAACGACCAGCACCGTATGTGCCAAGTCATCCTCGATCAGGCTGCGAGACAATGCTTCTGCACCGGCAGGAGTGGTGCGCTCCCCTACCCCTACGGCCACCACACCCGGGGCGAGCAACAGCACATCGCCTCCCTCGACCGGGGCCGTCCGCGATTCGTAGGCGCGCCGAATGCCGAGGAACCTGGGATGGAACGCATAGATCAGATCGGTCAACGTCGTCTCGCGCAGTCGAGCAGGCAACGCCAGGGATGTGATCGCGACGCGGTTACCGATCCAGAACGACGAGTCACGCGTGAACAGCAGATTCGGCAGCGGGTCGATGATGAAATCCGCTCCGTGGTGCATCCGACGAACCAGTGACGCATCACTGAGTTCGGGGTCACCGCTCTCCGCCTCCAGAAGCTCGTCGAACGTCATGCCTGCCATGAGGATCTGCGCCAACTCCGCTGCCGGGACCCCTCGCAGATGTGCGGAAAGATCGTGCGCCAACGCGCGGCCGAGACGCCGCTCGTTCACCGCCGCCGAAATGCCCTGCATCCGCGCAGCTCCGCTCACCGTCATCGCCTCGGTGAGCAACGTCGCCAACAACAGCACTTCGACGTCGCGGCCTCGCAGCAGTTCCGCGAACGCGTCGTGCTCCTCCTGCGCTCGATCGACCCACGGGATGCCGTCGAACAGCAGTTGATCACTGTTGCGGGGTGTGAGACGTCGCAGTTCGTCGCCCGGGCGGTGAAGCATCACCGTACGTAGCGTTCCTACCTCGGAATCAGCGCCGAGTTCTGCAGTCATCAGTCAACCGTAATGCGCTGTGCGCAACCTTGGGTCATTCGCTGAACTGTCGAACTATGTCCGAAGCAGCTTGCTGAACTGATCGTTGGCCTTCTGCAGCACGAACTCGTACGGTGGTGCGAACTTGCGTGCCCACCAATAGGCGAACCGAATGTCGTTCGACGAGTACACCAGATAGCGATTCTTGACGATGCCCGCCAGGATCGCCTCGGCCACCTTCTCCGGTTCGACGGCACGCGCTTCGAACCGATGTTGCAGCTTCTGCACTCGCGGATCGTTACGGTCGACGCCCGCGATGTCCACGGTGTCGACCAGGCCTGTCTTGACTCCGCCCGGCACGACGAGACTCACCCCGATACCGTGCCGCTTCAGGTCGTATCGGAGCACCTCGGATGCGCCGCGCAAACCGTATTTACTCGCACTGTAGGCGGCATGCCACGGCAATGGGATCAGCCCGGCGGCCGAGGAAACGTTCACCAGGTGTCCACCCCGGCCGGCTTTCACCATCGGCGGCAGGAAGTTCTCGATGACATGGATCGGCCCCATCAGATTTACATCGATCATGGACTTCCAGTGCCGATGCTCGAGGTTTTCCACGGTTCCCCACGCGGCAATCCCAGCGACGTTCATCACGATGTCCAGGCTGCCGCCCTCTGCGTGAACTTCGTCTGCGAATGCCGTCACATCTTCGAACACGGAAATATCGATCGCTTTTGAGCGAGAAACTATTCCACTTGCAGCCCGGACGGCGTCGACGGTGCTCTTCAGACTTATATCGTTGATGTCGGTGAGTACGAGTTCGGCACCGGCCGCACCGGCCGCGAGTGCTGTCGCACGGCCGATCCCGCTCCCAGCCCCGGTGATGAACGTCTTCTTACCGCGTAAATCGGTGATGCCCATGTCGGTGTCTCTTCTCCCCCACTCTCGGCGGCGTCCTGCGATGCGTTCCTGACCGCACCCTACGCGTCGACCGAGTTGCCACGGGGAACACCGAGTTGTCACAGGAAGCAAAGGCGGAGGACACTGCCAAAGCAGACAAGACGAGGAGATGACCATGGCACTGGTGTCCCGAGGATTCCACGGAAAGCGTCGAGGCAACGACGGCCGCACCCCACCAGGTCAGTATCTGGTCGACGATTTCCCAGTCTTGTCCCTCGGTCCGACACCCAGGGTGGACACGGACCGGTGGCAATTCACCATCTCCACCGAGATGGGTTCGAAGCATCAGTGGAGTTGGCAACAGATGCGTGCGCTGCCGGAAGAGAAACCGACAGTAGATATTCACTGTGTCACCAAGTGGTCGAAACTCGACACTCGATGGCGTGGAATCTCGCTCGACACGCTTCTCGCCGGTATCGAAACGCAGGCCACGCACGTCATGGCGCACAGCCACGACGGCTACACCACCAATCTCCCCCTATCCGATCTGCGGGGCGGAAAAGCTTGGCTTGCATACACATTCGACGGCAAACCGTTGTCTCCCGAACACGGAGGACCAGCTCGACTTCTGGTGCCGCACCTGTACTTCTGGAAGTCCGCGAAATGGATCGAGAAGTTGACGCTGCTCATGCGGGACGAACCAGGTTTCTGGGAGCGCAACGGCTATCACGACTACGGCGATCCCTGGCAGGAACAGCGATACCAAGGAGATTGAGCGCACCATGGAGTGGCTCGTCGCGACGCTTGTCGAGAAGATTCTCGAAACGCACACTGCCTGCACGCTGATCTACGACGTCGAAGGTTGGCCCGGACACCAGCCAGGTCAACATGTCGACGTGCGTCTCACCGCCGAGGACGGGTACAGCGCGCAACGAAGTTACTCTCTCGCCCAACCGGGCGCCGGTGACCGAATTGCGTTGACGGTTCAGACCGTCGCCGACGGCGAGGTATCGCCCTACCTGACGTCCACGCTGGAGGTCGGTGAGCAGATCGAGCTGCGCGGGCCGATCGGCGGTTGGTTCGTCTGGAACGAGGCCCGCCCGTCACCGGTCCTGCTGGTTGCGGGAGGGTCCGGCATCGTGCCGCTGATGGCGATGACGCGGGCCCGCAGTCTCAGCGCGAGGAAGACTCCGTTCCGGTTGATCTATTCGGCCAGGTCTTCGGACGACTTGATATACGCCCGAGAGCTCCGCTCACTGCCGGAGGGCGTCGAGGTCGATTATCGCTTCACCCGCGAGGCGCCGCCCGAATACGACGACCGGGTAGGCCGTCTGACTGCGCAGGATCTGGCATCGGAAAAGTGGCAACCAGACTCCTCGCCGGACTGCTTTGTCTGCGGTCCTACCGGTTTCGTCGAGTCGACTGCCGACATGCTCGTCGAACTAGGTCACGCGCCGTACCGGATCCGAACGGAACGTTTCGGTCCGACCTGAACCGGTGGCTCACAAGCGTCGTGACATCTCGTCGCGATACTCGTTTACGGTCTGCTCGATCCGCTCGGCGTCGGCTTCAGCTCCGCGCCGACGTGCGTCGTCGGCGCGGCTCTGCAGAGTACCGATTGCTTTTCGGAGTTCGGTGTCGGACATTACGCGGTAACTCGTTGCGTGGCTCATATCACACAGTGTCCGCCGGGCAACGACCCTTAGCAAGCCTGCTCAGACGTGAGCGCTACGCGTTGGAGAATTCCTCGGACGGCACGAAGCTCGAGAGACTGCGCGCTGCGAACTCGCGGAAGTATCCGAGCTTGTTCGGTGGAACGAGTGACGGAAGCACGGTGTTCCATACCTTCTCCATGCGGGACGGTGCACTCACCAGTGCGGACTGAGCCTCGGACACCATCAGAACACCGGCGAGCATTTCGCATACGAGGAGCGAAGCGTTTCCGGAGTCGAGGTGATCGGCGACGTCACCGTGTTCGATCGCCCGATCGAAGAGATGCTCGAAGATGTTCCCCCAGGTGCAAAAAACACTGCCCCTTGAAGTTTCGGATCCATCGATCTCCATCTGCAACCGATACATCACCCGGACCAGAGGATCGGAAGCCGCCAGCTCGAGCACGGAGTACGAAATTCCGATGACCGACTCCAGGGCAGGCGATCGACTGTCGACCAATCCTGCGCACGCAGTCGATACGCGCTCGTGACCCTCGTCGACAATTGCGCGGGCGAGCTCTTCCTTCGACGCGAAGTGGAAGTACAAGGCGCCCTTCGTGACGCCCGATTGCGCAGACACCTGACTCAGTGTCGCATTCGCGTGCCCGACGTCGAGAAAAAGATCCGCTGCTGCACGAAGCGCGGCCGCGCGTGTAGCTTCCGCTCTCAGTTGCCTAACCATGATCGTTCACCCCTGCCCAGTTGCCTACCATGACACCTACGCTATTCAGCGTGGACATCCGAGTCACAAGGAATCCGTAGTCTCGAACTCACTGAACCCGTATCTCGCAAGGTAATACTTACCACAAGTAAGTCCACAATGTGATTTACAGTGACCTAAAGCGGGGAACACCTCACGAAATTAGATTACGATCGAGATAAAGAGTTCCACTTCACCGGATTGTGTAACGACTTCGATATCTTCTTTGTATGCCCGAAATAGCATTCCGGATTCCGTTGCCTCATCGACCTGCACCCAGACATCGTCGATAGGATCGCGAAGATTACCGGTCGGTACGAACTTTGCGAATACTCCGCTCGGAACTTGCAAGAACACGTCCCCCACGGGCACCTCGCTCGGTGACAAATACGGTAAACCGATCAGCGCGTTGTAGTCACCGAACTCATCGGAAACGAAGACCGTACTGACTGCAACAGGATCGGCCGATCTGTCTCGAATG
This region of Rhodococcus sp. PAMC28707 genomic DNA includes:
- a CDS encoding DoxX family protein, which gives rise to MNSNIFRDVATLVARLGLGIIFIAHGWQKLNTNGLDATKAAFDGMGVPLPGLSAYFATFVELIGGVALVLGIFTPIVGILLFVDMLGAFLFVHYDMGVFVGEGGYELVVALGVGSLLLAAVGAGRFSLDGVSGGKTSLAKMRKRR
- a CDS encoding GntR family transcriptional regulator, with product MRVHLDPASKTPLYEQLRSGILDLVRSGELIAETKIPTVRGLAAELSIAPHTVAKAYRELEQQGVIEARGRLGTFIASGGDPTEDNAARAAMSYVAELRALGLSDARVRDLVDVALASS
- a CDS encoding NAD(P)H-binding protein, with the translated sequence MTDLRVVIAGGHGKIAQHLIQVLTAHGDRAVALIRNPEHASEVESLGALPAVLDLETATVDEVAAVLAGADAAVFAAGSGGSGGAARKDSVDRAGSVLLADAAERAGVKRFVQISSFGAGEPVADDAEDSWKAYMAAKTAAEEDLKARTKLDWTILRPGGLTDEDATAHIALSEPPLERGTVPRGDVAKVIAALLETPSTIGKTLMLTSGGVRLEDAL
- the arsC gene encoding arsenate reductase (glutaredoxin) (This arsenate reductase requires both glutathione and glutaredoxin to convert arsenate to arsenite, after which the efflux transporter formed by ArsA and ArsB can extrude the arsenite from the cell, providing resistance.), with protein sequence MASTATIYHNPRCNTSRTALKIIEESGLEPTIVKYLDTPPTKDGLRKLLDDAGLSASQAIRKKEPVYKELDLAHASEDQLIAAMVEHPILIERPIVVTDQGTVLARPAEKVREIL
- a CDS encoding arginine deiminase, whose product is MTAELGADSEVGTLRTVMLHRPGDELRRLTPRNSDQLLFDGIPWVDRAQEEHDAFAELLRGRDVEVLLLATLLTEAMTVSGAARMQGISAAVNERRLGRALAHDLSAHLRGVPAAELAQILMAGMTFDELLEAESGDPELSDASLVRRMHHGADFIIDPLPNLLFTRDSSFWIGNRVAITSLALPARLRETTLTDLIYAFHPRFLGIRRAYESRTAPVEGGDVLLLAPGVVAVGVGERTTPAGAEALSRSLIEDDLAHTVLVVPIAQERASMHLDTVCTMVDVDAVVMYPAVQNTLSAYTIRREDAGVSIRGADPFLEAAAAAMGIGKLRVIDTGLDHVTAEREQWDDGNNTLALAPGVVVAYERNVETNARLEASGIEVLRISGSELGSGRGGPRCMSCPVARDALEPPV
- a CDS encoding SDR family oxidoreductase — encoded protein: MGITDLRGKKTFITGAGSGIGRATALAAGAAGAELVLTDINDISLKSTVDAVRAASGIVSRSKAIDISVFEDVTAFADEVHAEGGSLDIVMNVAGIAAWGTVENLEHRHWKSMIDVNLMGPIHVIENFLPPMVKAGRGGHLVNVSSAAGLIPLPWHAAYSASKYGLRGASEVLRYDLKRHGIGVSLVVPGGVKTGLVDTVDIAGVDRNDPRVQKLQHRFEARAVEPEKVAEAILAGIVKNRYLVYSSNDIRFAYWWARKFAPPYEFVLQKANDQFSKLLRT
- a CDS encoding sulfite oxidase-like oxidoreductase, producing MALVSRGFHGKRRGNDGRTPPGQYLVDDFPVLSLGPTPRVDTDRWQFTISTEMGSKHQWSWQQMRALPEEKPTVDIHCVTKWSKLDTRWRGISLDTLLAGIETQATHVMAHSHDGYTTNLPLSDLRGGKAWLAYTFDGKPLSPEHGGPARLLVPHLYFWKSAKWIEKLTLLMRDEPGFWERNGYHDYGDPWQEQRYQGD
- a CDS encoding ferredoxin reductase codes for the protein MEWLVATLVEKILETHTACTLIYDVEGWPGHQPGQHVDVRLTAEDGYSAQRSYSLAQPGAGDRIALTVQTVADGEVSPYLTSTLEVGEQIELRGPIGGWFVWNEARPSPVLLVAGGSGIVPLMAMTRARSLSARKTPFRLIYSARSSDDLIYARELRSLPEGVEVDYRFTREAPPEYDDRVGRLTAQDLASEKWQPDSSPDCFVCGPTGFVESTADMLVELGHAPYRIRTERFGPT
- a CDS encoding ScbR family autoregulator-binding transcription factor; the encoded protein is MVRQLRAEATRAAALRAAADLFLDVGHANATLSQVSAQSGVTKGALYFHFASKEELARAIVDEGHERVSTACAGLVDSRSPALESVIGISYSVLELAASDPLVRVMYRLQMEIDGSETSRGSVFCTWGNIFEHLFDRAIEHGDVADHLDSGNASLLVCEMLAGVLMVSEAQSALVSAPSRMEKVWNTVLPSLVPPNKLGYFREFAARSLSSFVPSEEFSNA
- a CDS encoding GyrI-like domain-containing protein; protein product: MTHSVTARGAELFGGLVAPLAAPGFESSGSELIRFLRERIRDRSADPVAVSTVFVSDEFGDYNALIGLPYLSPSEVPVGDVFLQVPSGVFAKFVPTGNLRDPIDDVWVQVDEATESGMLFRAYKEDIEVVTQSGEVELFISIVI